The genomic DNA CAGCTTTGGCGATCGCAGGGCCTCGGCCGGGTTCACGTCGACCGCGCCGGTGCGCATGAAGAACCGGTACGCGGCGCGGATGGAAGCCAGCTTGCGCGCGGACGTGCGCGAGGTGCCGCCGGCGGTTTGCACGTGCGCGAGAAAGGCGCGCACGTCCGTCTTTTGTGCGCGCCGCAATGCATCGAGCGACGCCTCCGGGCGTTCCTCGACTGGCCGGTCGAACGCGTTGGGCCCCGCGACCACGTAGTCGCAGAACTGCTCGAGGTCCTTCACGTACGCCCGCACAGTGTGCAGCGAGAATCCCTTCTCGGCGGAGAGATGGTTCTCGAACAAGGTTGTCGCGGAGTCGCTCATCGTCTGCGCTCATTTTACCACGCGTTCGCGGGGGTCTTGAATTGTTCGGGCGTGTCCTACAGAATGCCGCGTGCTTACAGTAAGAACATCCGCATGATTGGCACGCTCGTCACCGCGTTACGCGTCTATCAATGGCCGAAAAACCTGGTAGTTTTCGGCGCGCTCGTGTTTGCATTGCAGTTGGGCGACGCCGTGCAGGTCACACGCAGCGTCGTCGCGTTTCTGGTCATGTGCGCGGCGTCCAGCACGATTTACCTGTTAAACGATTTGATTGACATCGAGAAAGATCGTGCGCACCCGGAGAAGAAGAACCGGCCCATCGCGAGCGGCGCTCTGCGCGTACCGGTGGCCGTCGCAATGCTGTTGGTACTGGGAGCATGTGCGCTGATCGTGGCGTTCGCATTGCGGGTCGAATTTGCCGGCGCCGTCATCTGCTACCTCGTGCTCAACCTCGCCTATTCGTTCGTGCTCAAGAACATCATGTTGGTGGACGTCATGGCGATCGCGATCAGTTTTGTGATCCGCGGGATCGCGGGCGCGCTCGTGATTAGCGTCGAATTCTCGAACTGGCTGGTGGTCTGCACCTTGTTCCTTGCGCTGTTTCTCGCGCTCGGGAAGCGCCGCCGCGAAATCGGGCTGCTCGAGGAAGAGGCCATCAAGCACCGCGAAGTCCTCGGCCACTACTCCGTGCCGTACCTCGACGCGCTGATGGTCATTCTCGCGGCGACGACGCTGCTCGCGTACACGATCTACACGTGCAGCCCGGAGGTGGTCGAGCGGCTGCACACCGACAAA from Candidatus Hydrogenedentota bacterium includes the following:
- a CDS encoding decaprenyl-phosphate phosphoribosyltransferase; the encoded protein is MPRAYSKNIRMIGTLVTALRVYQWPKNLVVFGALVFALQLGDAVQVTRSVVAFLVMCAASSTIYLLNDLIDIEKDRAHPEKKNRPIASGALRVPVAVAMLLVLGACALIVAFALRVEFAGAVICYLVLNLAYSFVLKNIMLVDVMAIAISFVIRGIAGALVISVEFSNWLVVCTLFLALFLALGKRRREIGLLEEEAIKHREVLGHYSVPYLDALMVILAATTLLAYTIYTCSPEVVERLHTDKLYVSLPFVVYGLFRYLYLVHHKSGGGDPSRTLVRDVPLLTTVLLWGLTNVAIIYGRSLI